The Glycine soja cultivar W05 chromosome 4, ASM419377v2, whole genome shotgun sequence genomic sequence CACTCCAATCTTCTAAAgattttgtttctaaaatctttatacactttttttttatcaccacTTTTAATCTTCCATAAGAACCAAAATAGTGCCTTAAATTGTATTTAATATGCTTTACATTCCAAAATCCTAGAAGTTGGTCCAAGTGCTTAACAAGGACAGAATATTCGTACAATACAACACTACTTTTCATACTAGTTAGTGCTTCACTCCAATTAAAATGGTTTATGGAAGAAACCTCCCACCCAGCAAACAATAAGCAATATCACCCTTTAGGTTTCCTTCATTCTTTGTTACTTCTGCTGCTACACTGATATCAGTCTCTGTATTACTAAATAAGGGCAGATCGTATTATTCAGCAAGTCACTGTGTTTAGTGATATTTTTTGTCGTTACACTAGCTAGACACTACAATAAGATCTATCCTCCACTACGCACCTGAAGAGTTGAAATGCCAAAAGAAATTTTCTGAAGGCCGAAGAAATCTTGTGTGAAAGTATTCGTGTTACCAGATCATACTTGTCCAAACACGGAAGTTTGGGGAACACAGATAAGGTACAATATGGACAGACAAGGAATCATGCCAGAGACAAACAGAACATAAGACATTAAAAGTTGCAGCATGCAAAACTTAAAACCTATATTGTACAACTCACAACCCAGAATTCAGGGAAAATAAGCTGATCAAACCAGCTCATACAATGGTCCTATGATTTCAGCAACTTTAATCAAAGACGACCCCACACAATTTTCAACCTCCTCGTGTTCAATACCTGAAAACCAGGTTTCCCTCACTTACCTCCTCCACTCAGCTTGAGTTACCTTCCCTGCAAGATGAATAGACTAGTTTAAGATTATCAATCATGAGAAAACAAAGGCATGCACCAGCATATAGTTGATTCATTTTGGAAATTAGAACTTCACTTCTACCAAGTTAATTACCATGAATAAAAGAAACTGTATTGTTTTGGAATCTGTGATCAAGACACTAAACTATAAACTATAAAGTACCCAAAACTTTCTCGATGACATTTATCCCACTGAAAATTGGATAAGTCACTAGAAACTAACAATTCAGTTTTAAAACTCTTTGATAATTGTAACTTTCTAGGAGAAATCATTATGTGACATATTTTAAAACCACTATATGTAGGAAGGACTATATCATACCATTCCCTGCTTTAGAAGATGGTACTGTTCTGTcacttttgtttccccctttgCCACCTGCCGGAACTGATCTCTGTGGCTTAGGTGAATGCGAACTAATCTGGTTGTTAGTTGAAGATGGCAGAGAATGCCTCCCAGAACCACCAGCAGTGTTGTTTTTCTCAGTCCCATCTTGTCCAAACCTTGGGGACCCTTGTGCCCTCAACTTTGCCTTGGCAGATTCAGTTGCTGCCATATAACTTGGTAATTTTGGACTGTTCTTTATGCCGTCTTCTCCATTCTCCTGCTTTGTCAAATTTGAGATTTTACGGGTAGGTTTCTGGTTTTCATTACCTGTCAGATCACTATGACTCAAATCTCCATTTGTTAATAGGGAGTTTTCATCTTTGAAAATAGTCTCTGGTAGGTTGCCTAGCTTGTTTTTAACTTCGTCATGAGAAGTGTTCCTATCTTTAGTTGGAGTCTCTGACAAGGGCTTTGATTCTACAGACACTTGATAATTGTTTAGAATCTCAGACACTTCCTTGTTGACTGATGGTATTGGAGTGATTTCGACATCAGGCACATTCGAGATGGTTGAAGTTTCTTCCATCTTGATCTTATCATCAGAAGTAATGGTCGCTTGTTCTAAAACAGCGTGACCCGGAATAACTTTCGTCATTTCCAAATGCTGCTTGGGGGTCTCACTTTCAACTTCTGGCTGACCAGCATTCTCAACAACAGGGTTATGAATCTTTCTCAAGCTACGTTTAACCTTTTCAAGCTCACTTTGTGGATTTTCTTGCTCTGGATCTGACACTTGGTATGGTGTTTTCCTGAAATTACGTTTTGGTTTCTCGAATTCAGGATTTGTTTGCTCCAGGGCTGTTTCAAAATTTGCAATAGGAAGCTTCCTGGTAGTGCGTTTTGACTTGGTAATTTGAGCTTCCCCATTTGAAACATTACCCTGCTTTCTCTGAGATTTAGAGTCTCGAATTTTCTTGGGTTGGGGAACTGGTTTCCAAAAGTAAGATGCTGACCAGCGCTCCAACCAACTTAAGACTGAATTTGGATCTCCATTAACATATTGCAGTTGCAGTGCCATTATTGTAATTGATGAAGCAAGAAGCTGAAACAACAAACTAAAATTCTCAAATGCCCAATTCAAGTAAACAGATCAAAACACAAATTTGATAAAAGTGTGCGATCCAGATAATTTGTGCAGCAATATAGGAGAAAAACCCCTTCATTTCCAAGTTCAGATTTAACTGATGTAAATTATGGTCAGACAAGACCAGTATTGCACATAATTACATAAATCCACTTGGAGTAAATTCAAACATGTTCATATTTAAACTAGTAAGGTTTGCAAAACAACAGGTTGTGAAGTAATGTATAATTTACTTTCTGGCTCAGCTTCTTGCTCAAGGAAATGACATTCTTTAACCTTTCTTAACATCAAAATTCATCAttatattgattaagaaaaagaaattatataccacattcttgaaaaataaatgataaattatgtctgtatttgaatttgaaatcctCTGCAGCTGAGAGCAATTAGAAGGGGTGATGTACATTCCATCTCTTTACTACTATCAGGTTGATCCCACTTTCTcatagaaagaaaacaaaagagaacAGAACTCTTCCTCTGTTCTCTCAACCAAGGAATATAAATTctatcttttgaaatgtaagaGTTAGTACCTCAAAATTTATAGTATTGTTCATTCTCCAATGAAATCTAAccaaaatatgtataaaataaacaaataattgtgTCACATGCATGGCATAACTTAAGTTACCTTATGGATGAAAGTATTTGCAGTCAGCTTTGAAATTTTTGTGGAGATACCAACTGGCTCACCAAGTTTTGCATCCTGAAGCACAAAAGCACAACACATTCAGAAGGAAAAATCTTAGAACcaacaataatagaaaaatagggaaaataacagaaaaaggaATTCTTGGTAAACCATTTTTaatttaggaaaaaataatCTCTGAAGTGGTTAAGTCAAAAAGTGGATATTCATTAACCTCTAGTCAAAGTTTTTAGCATCATTAACCAGTTGCAAAGATATTATACAGGCAGAATAATCCCTCTTCTCTCCCTACATGATTCACTGATTCAGTCATAAATTTGGTGCTATCTAACAATACCTGGTTGATGCACTACCCACCAACCAAAAGAAACTCATTGGAAATTTCACATCTTATTCAATAAACTACACATTATTCACATGTACCAACATTTCATCTGGCATAATAAGTggcaaaaaaattgaagaacacAATCCTTAACTAGTTCTCATTACAATAAAAAGTGATGGATGATAAGTGGCCACCCTAAATTTAGTAATAGTTAATTCAAAATATACCCCATTTATTGCCTACTCACTCCTCATTTTGAAGATCCTACCTGTTCAGCCAAAATGTTCACATTTAATAGGGCCATTTTGTTCTAATTTGACCAAGATAGTCAGGTATATCATAAACCCACACAATAAGAAAAATGCCATGAACAATCAAGTAAGACGACAAATCATTGATAATTTACAGATTCTTAGAAAACAGTACCAGAGGCTTAAATAGATTGCACTTCTCATGGATTTCATTAGACTGTCTAATCCTTCCTCCACGGACAAGTGCTTGTAACTTTACAATTCCATACATGCAGCATAATGTAACAACGGCTTGTTTCCTAACCAAGTGCCCACGAATAAGTGCTTGCAACCTTATTATGCCTTTCAGGGCCCTAAATGCCCTTCGTGCCTTCACAAGAGATGCTTCCATTAGTCAATATCAAATATTACAATTTTCATTTACTAATACAATCAAA encodes the following:
- the LOC114409744 gene encoding protein IQ-DOMAIN 31-like isoform X2, which encodes MGKSPGKWIKTVLFGKKSSKSNISKGREARRAFRALKGIIRLQALIRGHLVRKQAVVTLCCMYGIVKLQALVRGGRIRQSNEIHEKCNLFKPLDAKLGEPVGISTKISKLTANTFIHKLLASSITIMALQLQYVNGDPNSVLSWLERWSASYFWKPVPQPKKIRDSKSQRKQGNVSNGEAQITKSKRTTRKLPIANFETALEQTNPEFEKPKRNFRKTPYQVSDPEQENPQSELEKVKRSLRKIHNPVVENAGQPEVESETPKQHLEMTKVIPGHAVLEQATITSDDKIKMEETSTISNVPDVEITPIPSVNKEVSEILNNYQVSVESKPLSETPTKDRNTSHDEVKNKLGNLPETIFKDENSLLTNGDLSHSDLTGNENQKPTRKISNLTKQENGEDGIKNSPKLPSYMAATESAKAKLRAQGSPRFGQDGTEKNNTAGGSGRHSLPSSTNNQISSHSPKPQRSVPAGGKGGNKSDRTVPSSKAGNGKVTQAEWRR
- the LOC114409744 gene encoding protein IQ-DOMAIN 31-like isoform X1; the protein is MGKSPGKWIKTVLFGKKSSKSNISKGREKFVNKKEAVVSSNELENGLSLDPTPDEIATNEEDHELENEESENILPDNQERDIIGSVDPDAPPDPEKIRLEQAASKAQAAFRGYLARRAFRALKGIIRLQALIRGHLVRKQAVVTLCCMYGIVKLQALVRGGRIRQSNEIHEKCNLFKPLDAKLGEPVGISTKISKLTANTFIHKLLASSITIMALQLQYVNGDPNSVLSWLERWSASYFWKPVPQPKKIRDSKSQRKQGNVSNGEAQITKSKRTTRKLPIANFETALEQTNPEFEKPKRNFRKTPYQVSDPEQENPQSELEKVKRSLRKIHNPVVENAGQPEVESETPKQHLEMTKVIPGHAVLEQATITSDDKIKMEETSTISNVPDVEITPIPSVNKEVSEILNNYQVSVESKPLSETPTKDRNTSHDEVKNKLGNLPETIFKDENSLLTNGDLSHSDLTGNENQKPTRKISNLTKQENGEDGIKNSPKLPSYMAATESAKAKLRAQGSPRFGQDGTEKNNTAGGSGRHSLPSSTNNQISSHSPKPQRSVPAGGKGGNKSDRTVPSSKAGNGKVTQAEWRR